The following are encoded in a window of Pseudomonas sp. JQ170C genomic DNA:
- a CDS encoding PhoH family protein — protein MDDQGRTNSSNQPILYVLDTNVLIHDPNALLNFEEHHVAIPMTVLEELDKLKTGKHTIAAECRQAIRLIDQTLGDASPADVEQGVPIQRGKSGPKGFLSILMSPRNEPNRLLPENLNDNIIINQLLELRSRRTDRDVVLVTKDINMRLKARACGIAAEDYSTDQLVDDVSLLSKGYHSVTGSFWDRVSKVETRQDRGRTWHRVQMIDNLPAVHINEFIIDEQGFVGWIKGIKDGELVLLDLHQEPLLHQEAWGLKPRDIHQSLALFALLDPDIHLVNLTGAAGSGKTILALAAAIEQTMVSKRYRRIIATRSVQGLDQEIGFLPGTEAEKMEPWLGAITDNLEALHMDDENTHGSVDYILERVPLQFKSLNYIRGRSFQQSLILIDECQNLTPHQMKTIITRAGAGSKVICLGNLAQIDTPYLSATSSGLTYLTERFKDFPNGVHITLQGVPRSILAEYAESHL, from the coding sequence ATGGATGATCAAGGACGCACCAATTCCTCCAACCAGCCAATCCTTTATGTGCTCGATACCAATGTACTGATCCACGATCCCAACGCATTGCTCAACTTCGAGGAGCACCACGTCGCCATACCGATGACGGTGCTGGAGGAGCTCGACAAACTCAAGACCGGTAAACACACCATCGCCGCCGAATGTCGCCAGGCCATCCGCCTGATCGACCAGACCCTGGGCGATGCCTCGCCTGCCGATGTCGAGCAGGGTGTACCGATCCAGCGTGGCAAGAGTGGGCCCAAGGGTTTCCTGTCGATTCTGATGAGTCCGCGCAACGAGCCCAACCGCCTGCTGCCGGAAAACCTCAACGACAACATCATCATTAACCAGTTGCTGGAGCTGCGCAGTCGGCGCACGGACCGCGACGTGGTGCTGGTGACCAAAGACATCAACATGCGCCTGAAGGCCCGCGCCTGTGGGATCGCGGCCGAGGACTACAGTACCGACCAATTGGTTGACGACGTTTCCTTGCTGTCCAAGGGGTATCACAGCGTGACCGGCTCTTTCTGGGACCGGGTGAGCAAGGTCGAAACCCGTCAGGACCGTGGCCGCACCTGGCATCGGGTGCAGATGATCGACAACCTGCCGGCTGTGCATATCAACGAGTTCATCATTGACGAACAGGGCTTCGTTGGCTGGATCAAGGGCATCAAGGATGGCGAGCTGGTGCTGCTCGACCTGCACCAGGAGCCATTGCTGCACCAGGAGGCCTGGGGCCTGAAACCGCGGGATATCCACCAGAGCCTGGCGCTGTTCGCGTTGCTCGACCCGGACATCCACCTGGTCAACCTGACCGGCGCCGCCGGTTCCGGCAAGACCATCCTGGCCCTGGCCGCTGCGATCGAGCAGACCATGGTCAGCAAGCGCTATCGTCGTATCATCGCGACCCGCAGCGTGCAGGGGCTGGACCAGGAAATCGGCTTTCTGCCAGGCACCGAGGCGGAAAAAATGGAGCCTTGGCTGGGGGCAATCACCGACAACCTCGAAGCCTTGCACATGGACGACGAGAACACCCACGGCAGCGTCGACTACATCCTTGAACGGGTACCGTTGCAGTTCAAATCCCTGAACTACATTCGCGGTCGCAGCTTCCAGCAGAGCCTGATCCTGATCGATGAATGCCAGAACCTGACCCCGCACCAGATGAAAACCATCATCACCCGTGCAGGTGCCGGTTCCAAGGTGATCTGCCTGGGCAACCTGGCGCAGATCGACACCCCTTACCTGTCCGCCACCAGCTCCGGTCTGACCTACCTGACCGAGCGCTTCAAGGACTTCCCCAACGGCGTGCACATCACCTTGCAGGGTGTGCCGCGTTCGATCCTGGCCGAATACGCCGAATCCCACCTGTAA
- the moaD gene encoding molybdopterin converting factor subunit 1, producing the protein MNINVVYFARFREALGRDGEAVQGEFKTLDDVRQALLAKGDSHGFLAEQNLMCARNQDLCKLTEPLQDGDEVAFFPPVTGG; encoded by the coding sequence ATGAACATCAACGTGGTGTATTTCGCCCGCTTTCGTGAAGCCCTGGGGCGTGACGGTGAAGCCGTGCAGGGCGAGTTCAAGACCCTGGACGATGTGCGCCAGGCCCTGCTGGCCAAGGGTGACTCCCATGGGTTTCTCGCCGAACAGAACCTGATGTGCGCTCGCAACCAGGACCTGTGCAAGCTCACCGAGCCGCTGCAGGACGGCGATGAAGTGGCGTTCTTCCCGCCTGTGACCGGGGGTTGA
- a CDS encoding nucleotide sugar dehydrogenase: MRISIFGLGYVGAVCAGCLSARGHEVIGVDVSKTKIDLINQGKSPIVEPGLEALLQQGIDTGRLRGTTDFAAAIRDSDLSMICVGTPSKKNGDLSLEYIESVCREIGFVLREKASRHTIVVRSTVLPGTVKNVVIPILEDCSGKKAGVDFGVAVNPEFLRESTAIKDYDQPPMTVIGELDRASGDVLQSLYEELDAPIIRKDIEVAEMIKYTCNVWHATKVTFANEIGNIAKAVGVDGREVMDVVCQDKALNLSQYYMRPGFAFGGSCLPKDVRALTYRAGSLDVKAPLLNSLMASNESQVQNAFDIIESHDKRRIALLGLSFKAGTDDLRESPLVELAERLIGKGYELNIYDNNVEYARVHGANKDYIESKIPHVSSLLNADFDQVIKHADVIVLGNRDEKFRALAQQAPEGKQVIDLVGFMSKATSPLNRTEGICW, translated from the coding sequence ATGCGTATCAGCATCTTTGGTTTGGGTTATGTAGGTGCAGTCTGTGCTGGCTGCCTGTCCGCACGGGGTCATGAAGTGATTGGCGTGGATGTGTCCAAGACCAAGATCGACCTGATCAACCAGGGCAAATCGCCAATTGTCGAACCCGGGCTTGAAGCACTCTTGCAACAAGGCATCGACACCGGTCGCCTGCGTGGCACCACCGACTTTGCCGCCGCGATCCGCGACAGCGACCTGTCGATGATCTGCGTCGGTACACCGAGCAAGAAGAACGGTGACCTGAGCCTGGAATACATCGAGTCGGTGTGCCGCGAAATCGGTTTCGTGCTGCGCGAAAAAGCCAGCCGCCACACCATCGTGGTACGCAGCACCGTGCTGCCGGGCACCGTGAAGAACGTAGTGATTCCGATCCTCGAAGACTGCTCGGGGAAAAAGGCCGGCGTCGATTTCGGCGTGGCGGTAAACCCTGAATTCCTGCGTGAAAGTACCGCAATCAAAGACTACGACCAGCCACCAATGACCGTCATCGGTGAACTGGACCGCGCCAGCGGCGATGTTCTGCAATCGCTCTACGAAGAACTCGACGCGCCGATCATCCGCAAGGACATCGAGGTGGCCGAGATGATCAAGTACACCTGCAACGTCTGGCATGCCACCAAGGTCACCTTCGCCAACGAGATCGGCAACATCGCCAAGGCCGTGGGCGTCGATGGCCGCGAAGTGATGGACGTGGTCTGCCAGGACAAGGCCCTGAACCTGTCGCAGTACTACATGCGCCCAGGCTTCGCGTTCGGCGGCTCCTGCCTGCCCAAGGACGTACGTGCCCTCACCTACCGCGCCGGCAGCCTGGATGTGAAGGCGCCGCTGCTCAACTCGCTGATGGCCAGCAACGAGTCCCAGGTGCAGAACGCCTTCGACATCATCGAAAGCCACGACAAGCGCCGCATCGCCCTGCTCGGCCTGAGCTTCAAGGCCGGCACCGACGACCTGCGCGAAAGCCCGCTGGTGGAACTGGCCGAACGCCTGATCGGCAAGGGCTATGAGTTGAACATCTACGACAACAACGTCGAGTACGCCCGTGTCCACGGTGCGAACAAAGACTACATCGAGTCGAAGATCCCGCACGTTTCTTCCCTGCTCAACGCCGACTTCGACCAGGTGATCAAGCACGCCGACGTGATCGTGCTGGGCAACCGCGACGAGAAGTTCCGCGCCCTCGCCCAACAGGCGCCCGAAGGCAAGCAGGTCATCGACCTGGTCGGCTTCATGAGCAAGGCCACCTCCCCGCTCAACCGCACCGAAGGTATCTGCTGGTAA
- the moaC gene encoding cyclic pyranopterin monophosphate synthase MoaC, translating into MLTHLDSQGRANMVDVTEKAVTAREAVAEARVRMLPQTLQMIVDGEHPKGDVFAVARIAGIQAAKKTSDLIPLCHPLMLTSVKVELSAEGTDTVHIVARCKLAGQTGVEMEALAAASVAALTIYDMCKAVDRGMVIEGVRVLEKLGGKSGHYQADDVQ; encoded by the coding sequence GTGCTGACTCATCTCGATTCCCAAGGTCGGGCCAATATGGTCGACGTCACCGAAAAAGCCGTGACTGCGCGCGAGGCCGTGGCCGAAGCGCGGGTACGCATGCTCCCGCAGACTCTGCAGATGATCGTCGACGGCGAACACCCCAAGGGGGATGTGTTTGCCGTGGCGCGCATCGCCGGGATCCAGGCGGCGAAAAAGACCAGCGACCTGATCCCGCTGTGCCACCCGCTGATGCTCACCAGCGTCAAGGTCGAACTCAGCGCTGAAGGCACGGACACCGTGCACATCGTTGCCCGTTGCAAGCTGGCCGGGCAGACCGGCGTGGAAATGGAAGCCCTGGCCGCCGCCAGTGTCGCTGCCCTGACTATTTATGACATGTGCAAGGCGGTCGATCGCGGCATGGTCATCGAGGGCGTTCGCGTACTGGAAAAGCTTGGCGGCAAGAGCGGCCACTACCAGGCGGATGACGTGCAATGA
- the moaE gene encoding molybdopterin synthase catalytic subunit MoaE produces the protein MSVRVQLAAFDPGVEVNAMHAANVGVGAVVSFVGYVRDFNDGLEVAGMFLEHYPGMTEKALGKIVVEAEQRWPLLKVEVLHRIGALEPGEPIVFVGVASAHRQAAFDACNFIMDYLKTRAPFWKKEQTSQGERWVDGKQSDEDAAGRW, from the coding sequence ATGAGCGTACGGGTTCAGCTTGCAGCATTCGACCCAGGCGTTGAAGTCAACGCCATGCATGCGGCCAATGTCGGCGTCGGCGCGGTGGTCAGCTTCGTTGGCTACGTGCGCGACTTCAACGATGGCCTGGAAGTGGCCGGGATGTTCCTGGAGCATTATCCAGGGATGACCGAGAAAGCACTGGGCAAGATTGTGGTCGAGGCCGAGCAGCGCTGGCCGCTGCTCAAGGTCGAGGTGCTGCACCGCATCGGCGCGCTGGAACCCGGCGAGCCGATTGTCTTTGTCGGCGTGGCCAGTGCCCATCGCCAGGCGGCATTCGACGCTTGCAACTTCATCATGGATTACCTCAAGACCCGCGCACCGTTCTGGAAGAAAGAGCAGACCAGCCAAGGCGAGCGTTGGGTGGACGGCAAGCAGAGCGATGAGGATGCTGCCGGGCGGTGGTGA
- the alg8 gene encoding mannuronan synthase: MLRLKHGLLQVAGWLFYVSLLMLIALALPNSIFDPESKDFIFLIGAVGIWRYSMGATHFVRGMLFLYVVYPMLRRKVRKLGSAADPSHVYLMVTSFRIDALTTAQVYSSVIREAIDCGYPTTVVCSLVEMSDELLVKSLWEKFNPPDRVTLDFVRIAGTGKRDGLAYGFRAISRHLPDDNAVVAVIDGDTVLGEGVVRKTVPWFKLFGNVGGLTTNEFCEVRGGYIMSEWHKLRFAQRHINMCSMALSKRVLTMTGRMSVFRAAVVTNPEFIADVENDSLQHWRLGRFKFLTGDDKSSWFSLMRLGYDTFYVPDAAINTVEHPPEKSFIKASRKLMYRWYGNNLRQNSRALGLGIRRLGLFTSVVLFDQRVSMWTSLLGLTVAVIASLKFGPAFLLVYLLWIGITRLILTIMLLCSGHAIGPAYPLILYYNQIVGAIMKIYVFFRLDKQSWTRQPTALKRDLASFQQWFNTWSSRTMTFSAASIFIAVLFMVV; the protein is encoded by the coding sequence ATGCTAAGGCTCAAGCACGGCCTGCTACAGGTCGCCGGTTGGCTGTTCTACGTGAGCCTGCTCATGTTGATCGCCCTGGCCTTGCCCAACTCCATTTTCGACCCCGAATCGAAGGACTTCATTTTCCTCATCGGCGCTGTCGGCATCTGGCGCTATTCCATGGGTGCCACGCACTTTGTGCGCGGCATGCTGTTCCTCTACGTGGTCTACCCGATGCTGCGCCGCAAGGTGCGCAAACTGGGCAGCGCCGCCGATCCGTCGCATGTCTACCTGATGGTCACCAGCTTTCGCATCGACGCGCTGACCACCGCCCAGGTCTACAGCTCGGTCATCCGCGAAGCCATCGACTGCGGCTACCCGACCACCGTGGTCTGCTCGCTGGTAGAAATGTCCGACGAACTGCTGGTGAAGAGCCTCTGGGAAAAATTCAATCCGCCAGACCGCGTCACCCTGGATTTCGTGCGTATCGCCGGAACCGGCAAGCGTGACGGCCTGGCCTACGGCTTTCGCGCCATCTCCCGCCACCTCCCGGACGACAACGCCGTGGTGGCGGTCATCGACGGCGACACCGTGCTCGGCGAAGGCGTGGTACGCAAGACCGTGCCCTGGTTCAAGCTGTTCGGCAATGTCGGCGGCCTGACCACCAACGAATTCTGCGAAGTGCGTGGCGGCTACATCATGAGCGAGTGGCACAAGCTGCGCTTCGCCCAGCGCCACATCAACATGTGCTCCATGGCCCTGTCCAAGCGCGTGCTGACCATGACCGGCCGCATGTCGGTGTTCCGCGCCGCCGTGGTGACCAACCCCGAGTTCATCGCCGACGTCGAGAACGACTCGCTGCAGCACTGGCGCCTGGGCCGCTTCAAGTTCCTGACCGGTGACGACAAGTCCAGCTGGTTCAGCCTGATGCGCCTTGGCTACGACACCTTCTACGTGCCGGATGCGGCGATCAACACCGTCGAGCACCCGCCCGAGAAAAGCTTCATCAAGGCCAGCCGCAAGCTGATGTACCGCTGGTACGGCAACAACCTGCGCCAGAACTCACGGGCCCTGGGCCTGGGGATTCGCCGCCTGGGCCTGTTCACCAGCGTGGTGCTGTTCGACCAGCGCGTGTCGATGTGGACCAGCCTGCTGGGCCTGACCGTCGCGGTAATCGCCAGCCTCAAATTCGGCCCGGCGTTCCTGTTGGTGTACCTGCTGTGGATCGGCATCACCCGCCTGATCCTGACGATCATGCTGCTGTGCTCGGGCCACGCCATCGGCCCGGCCTACCCACTGATTCTTTATTACAACCAGATCGTCGGCGCGATCATGAAGATCTACGTGTTCTTCCGCCTCGACAAGCAGTCCTGGACCCGCCAGCCCACTGCCCTCAAACGCGACCTCGCCAGCTTTCAACAATGGTTCAACACCTGGTCTTCCCGGACCATGACCTTCTCGGCGGCCAGCATCTTCATTGCTGTGCTGTTCATGGTCGTGTGA
- a CDS encoding ABC transporter substrate-binding protein codes for MNKFTLISGLALSLLASSSLFAAEKTLRIGIEAAYPPFASKNDKGEIIGFDYDIGNALCAQMQVKCVWNEVEFDGLIPSLKVKKIDAALSSMTITDERKKSVDFTHKYYFTSSRLVMKKGAVVDDQYASLKGKTVGVQRATTTDRYATEVLEPKGITIKRYSNNEEIYMDLASGRVDAIFADTIPLDDFLSMPRGADYAFTGPELKDPKYVGEGAGIAVRKGNSELVSQLNKAIDGIRANGEYQKIQAKYFKTDIYGD; via the coding sequence ATGAACAAGTTCACCCTGATCAGTGGTCTGGCCTTGAGCCTGTTGGCCAGCAGCAGTCTGTTCGCCGCCGAGAAAACCTTGCGCATTGGCATCGAAGCCGCCTACCCGCCGTTCGCCTCGAAGAACGACAAGGGTGAGATCATCGGCTTCGATTACGACATCGGCAATGCCCTGTGCGCGCAGATGCAGGTCAAGTGTGTGTGGAACGAGGTCGAGTTCGACGGTCTGATTCCGTCGCTCAAAGTGAAGAAGATCGATGCCGCGCTGTCGTCGATGACCATTACCGATGAGCGCAAGAAGTCGGTGGATTTCACCCACAAGTACTACTTCACCTCATCGCGCCTGGTCATGAAGAAGGGCGCCGTGGTCGATGACCAGTATGCAAGCCTCAAGGGCAAGACTGTGGGTGTGCAGCGCGCCACCACCACCGATCGCTATGCCACTGAAGTGCTCGAGCCCAAGGGCATCACCATCAAGCGCTACAGCAATAACGAAGAGATCTACATGGACCTGGCGTCCGGGCGTGTGGACGCTATTTTTGCCGACACCATTCCCCTGGACGATTTCCTCTCGATGCCGCGCGGAGCCGACTATGCCTTCACCGGCCCGGAGCTCAAGGACCCGAAATATGTCGGCGAGGGTGCCGGGATTGCTGTGCGCAAGGGCAATAGCGAACTGGTGAGCCAGCTCAACAAGGCCATTGACGGTATCCGTGCCAACGGCGAGTACCAGAAGATCCAGGCCAAGTACTTCAAGACCGATATCTACGGCGATTGA
- a CDS encoding helix-turn-helix transcriptional regulator produces MSTPRPDPVLDNYRAIADAIATLFFPHAEVVLHDLRSQKIDYIANNLSKREVGDDAALEDMFEAGTDETNIGPYEKLNWDGQKIRSLSTVLRDSSGKPLAVLCINLNITLFETAKAALDLFLSPSRLIPQPDALFRDDWQERINTFLNSWLRQRQLSLNLLTRDHKRELVLALHAEGAFKGKSAANYVANVLGMGRATVYKHLKELKA; encoded by the coding sequence ATGTCGACACCCCGCCCCGACCCTGTCCTGGACAACTACCGGGCCATCGCCGATGCCATCGCCACCCTGTTCTTTCCCCACGCCGAGGTGGTGCTGCACGATTTGCGCAGCCAGAAGATCGACTACATCGCCAACAATTTGTCCAAGCGTGAGGTGGGTGACGATGCGGCGCTGGAGGACATGTTCGAGGCTGGCACCGATGAAACCAACATCGGCCCCTATGAAAAGCTCAACTGGGACGGCCAGAAAATCCGCTCCCTGAGCACGGTGCTGCGCGACAGCAGCGGCAAGCCGCTGGCGGTGCTGTGCATCAACCTGAACATCACCCTGTTCGAGACCGCCAAGGCGGCGCTGGACCTGTTCCTTTCGCCCAGCCGGCTGATCCCGCAACCGGATGCACTGTTTCGCGACGACTGGCAGGAGCGCATCAACACCTTCCTCAACAGCTGGCTACGCCAGCGCCAACTGAGCCTGAACCTGCTCACCCGCGACCACAAGCGCGAGCTGGTGCTGGCCCTGCACGCCGAGGGCGCATTCAAGGGCAAGAGTGCGGCCAACTATGTGGCCAATGTGCTGGGGATGGGACGGGCGACGGTGTACAAACACCTGAAGGAACTCAAGGCCTGA
- the yaaA gene encoding peroxide stress protein YaaA: MLTVISPAKTLDYDTPPVTQRYTQPQYLDDSQELIVQLRELSPAQISELMHLSDKLAGLNAARFGSWTPAFTPENAKQALLAFKGDVYTGLDAQSLSEDDFSYAQEHLRMLSGLYGLLRPLDLMQPYRLEMGTKLANARGKDLYAFWGTRISEWLNQALADQGDDLLLNLASNEYFSAVKRSALKARIINTEFRDFKNGQYKIISFYAKKARGMMSRFVIQERINDPEQLKQFDVQGYYYSAEQSKPDNLVFLRDHPEA; encoded by the coding sequence ATGCTGACGGTGATATCCCCCGCCAAGACCCTCGACTACGACACCCCGCCGGTAACCCAGCGCTACACCCAGCCGCAGTACCTGGACGATTCCCAGGAACTGATCGTGCAGTTGCGCGAGCTGTCGCCGGCGCAGATCAGCGAACTGATGCACCTTTCCGACAAGCTCGCCGGCCTCAACGCCGCCCGCTTCGGCAGCTGGACTCCGGCCTTCACCCCGGAGAACGCCAAGCAGGCGCTGCTGGCGTTCAAGGGCGATGTGTACACCGGGCTCGACGCCCAGAGCCTGAGCGAGGACGACTTCAGCTACGCCCAGGAACACCTGCGCATGCTCTCGGGCCTCTACGGCCTGCTGCGCCCGCTGGACCTGATGCAACCTTATCGCCTGGAAATGGGCACCAAGCTGGCCAACGCCCGTGGCAAGGACCTGTACGCCTTCTGGGGCACACGCATCAGCGAGTGGTTGAACCAGGCCCTGGCCGACCAGGGTGACGACCTGCTACTCAACCTGGCCAGCAACGAGTACTTCAGCGCGGTCAAGCGCAGCGCCCTCAAGGCGCGGATCATCAACACCGAGTTCCGCGACTTCAAGAACGGCCAGTACAAGATCATCAGCTTCTACGCCAAGAAAGCCCGCGGCATGATGAGCCGCTTCGTGATCCAGGAGCGCATCAACGATCCCGAGCAGCTCAAGCAGTTCGACGTGCAGGGCTACTACTACAGCGCCGAACAGTCGAAGCCGGACAACCTGGTGTTCCTGCGCGACCACCCCGAGGCCTGA
- a CDS encoding NAD(P)/FAD-dependent oxidoreductase: MHQADYIIIGAGIAGASTGYWLSAHGRVLLLERESLPGYHSTGRSAALYTAAYGTPQVRALTLASRAFFDHPPAGFAEHPLLTPRGEMTVDLTGDPAELQRQYQSAKACVPEVELLDADQACALLPVLRREKVHGALFDPSASDIDTDALHQGYLRGIRRQQGEVHSNCEVQQLSRDADGLWQVQTSRGTFSAPVLINAAGAWADQIGVLAGALPLGLQPKRRAAFIFAGPEGIDSHAWPMLVSLDESFYMKPDAGMLLGSPANADPVDPHDVQAEELDIAMGIYQIEEATTLSIRRPTRTWAGLRSFVADGDLVAGFDPQVPGLFWVAAQGGYGIQTSPAMGQASAALVRGQALDDHLKGFGLNAEMLSPRRLQG, encoded by the coding sequence ATGCACCAGGCTGACTACATCATCATCGGCGCCGGTATCGCCGGCGCCTCCACCGGATACTGGCTGTCGGCCCACGGCCGTGTACTGCTGCTCGAGCGTGAATCACTGCCCGGCTACCACTCCACCGGCCGTTCGGCGGCGCTCTACACCGCCGCCTACGGCACGCCCCAGGTGCGCGCCCTGACCCTGGCGAGCCGAGCGTTCTTCGACCACCCGCCAGCGGGCTTTGCCGAGCATCCACTGCTGACCCCGCGCGGGGAAATGACCGTCGACCTCACCGGCGACCCCGCGGAGCTGCAGCGCCAATACCAGAGTGCCAAAGCCTGCGTACCGGAAGTCGAGCTGCTGGACGCCGACCAGGCCTGCGCACTGCTGCCCGTGCTGCGCCGTGAGAAAGTCCATGGCGCCCTGTTTGATCCAAGCGCCAGCGACATCGACACCGACGCCCTGCACCAGGGCTATCTGCGCGGCATCCGCCGCCAACAAGGTGAAGTCCACAGCAACTGTGAAGTGCAGCAACTGAGCCGTGATGCCGACGGCCTGTGGCAGGTGCAGACCAGCCGCGGCACATTCAGCGCCCCGGTGCTGATCAACGCCGCCGGCGCCTGGGCCGACCAGATCGGCGTACTGGCCGGCGCGCTGCCCCTGGGCTTGCAGCCAAAACGCCGCGCCGCCTTCATTTTTGCCGGGCCCGAAGGCATCGACAGCCATGCCTGGCCCATGCTGGTGAGCCTCGACGAGTCGTTCTATATGAAGCCCGATGCCGGCATGCTGCTCGGCTCCCCGGCCAACGCCGACCCGGTCGACCCCCATGATGTGCAAGCCGAAGAGCTGGACATCGCCATGGGCATCTACCAGATCGAAGAAGCCACCACCCTGAGCATTCGCCGGCCAACCCGCACCTGGGCGGGGTTGCGCAGCTTCGTTGCCGACGGTGACCTGGTGGCCGGTTTCGACCCACAGGTGCCTGGCCTGTTCTGGGTCGCGGCACAGGGCGGCTACGGTATCCAGACCTCACCGGCAATGGGCCAGGCCAGTGCCGCCCTGGTCCGCGGCCAGGCGCTGGACGATCACCTGAAGGGCTTTGGCCTGAACGCCGAGATGCTGTCGCCCCGTCGCCTGCAAGGGTGA
- a CDS encoding polysaccharide deacetylase family protein: protein MRIALLLLSGLLSAGIQAAPLPLATFDRSHWPEPLDSPTLFDVASRAEILGFSQALQASEALDEPALAAQLGLRQVNLASINQVRQRLWQRLWRNYDRAQQSCEQDASFCYVIDGVAELRRQAAAFEVGADSFYAGWAAPSRVFHVRYLNELLRKAALFPQTASEVERFSELERDGDELNDRLFMLTFDAGPGASTDALADYLRRQKLGATFFVLGNSLQTRRDKTSLADLRALYKGQCVGIQGWQYRSHGQWQDWQDSVMRSQARVQADLPDQYVPLFRPPYGQRRADSQGFFQGQGLQVLLWNIDAQDQGALSAEQSAQRVLTLMLLWRHGVIQFHDAQPKAQEAVAWLLKQTSQSGIGWEDCRHFAGKR, encoded by the coding sequence GTGCGCATTGCCCTGCTGTTACTGAGCGGACTGTTGAGTGCCGGCATTCAGGCCGCGCCGTTGCCGCTGGCAACCTTCGACCGTAGCCACTGGCCGGAGCCACTCGACAGCCCGACCCTGTTCGATGTCGCCTCGCGGGCCGAGATTCTCGGCTTTTCCCAGGCCCTGCAGGCCAGTGAAGCACTGGATGAACCGGCCCTGGCGGCGCAGCTGGGGCTCAGGCAGGTCAACCTGGCGTCGATCAACCAGGTGCGCCAGCGCTTGTGGCAGCGGCTGTGGCGCAACTATGACCGGGCCCAGCAAAGCTGCGAGCAGGATGCCTCGTTCTGTTATGTCATCGACGGTGTGGCTGAGCTGCGCCGGCAAGCGGCGGCGTTCGAGGTGGGCGCGGATTCGTTCTATGCCGGCTGGGCTGCTCCCAGCCGGGTGTTCCATGTGCGCTACCTGAACGAGCTGCTGCGCAAGGCTGCGCTTTTTCCACAGACCGCCAGTGAAGTGGAGCGCTTTTCGGAGCTGGAGCGCGATGGCGATGAGCTCAATGATCGGCTGTTCATGCTGACCTTCGATGCCGGCCCCGGCGCGAGTACCGATGCGTTGGCGGATTACCTGCGCCGGCAAAAGCTGGGTGCCACCTTCTTTGTGCTGGGCAACAGCCTGCAGACCCGCCGCGACAAGACGTCGCTCGCGGACCTGCGTGCGCTGTACAAGGGGCAATGTGTCGGCATCCAGGGCTGGCAGTACCGTTCGCACGGGCAGTGGCAGGACTGGCAGGACTCGGTGATGCGCAGCCAGGCGCGGGTTCAGGCGGATCTGCCCGATCAGTACGTGCCACTGTTCAGGCCGCCCTATGGCCAGCGTCGCGCCGACAGCCAGGGTTTTTTCCAGGGGCAAGGGTTACAGGTGCTGCTGTGGAACATCGATGCCCAGGACCAGGGCGCGCTCAGTGCCGAGCAGTCGGCGCAACGGGTACTGACGCTGATGCTGCTGTGGCGTCATGGCGTGATTCAGTTTCATGACGCCCAGCCCAAGGCGCAGGAGGCCGTGGCCTGGCTGCTCAAACAGACATCGCAGAGCGGGATAGGGTGGGAAGATTGTCGGCATTTTGCCGGGAAAAGATGA